The window TGGTAGATGAAGTCGCGTCCGAAGTGGAACTGGACCTCGTAGTAACAATCAGCGGCGTCCGCAGGGTCGTCAAACGGAAGTGGATCGAGAGGGTATCGGAGGCCGCTCGTGGCCAACGACTCAACCGGCCAAACCATCATCAGATCGCGGTCAGCGTACTCGTCGAACATCTCTGGAAGGGGTGCCGCGAAGGAATCCCGCCTTCCAACGGTGAGGGCAAAGTAACCGTGTTTCCGAGCTGACGGGTAGAGCCGACTTTGTTTAAACGGCAGTAGCGCCAAGGCAGGATGTTCGGGGCCGAGTAACCAACCGTCATCCCGGAGCGCGGTAACGAGCGCGAACGCGGCATCGGGGTGTGGTCGAAACGTGTTGGGTCTAGGGATCAGGAAACAGCGGTACTCGACGCCCACAGTTTTTCATACCTCCCAGGCCGAACTTGTTACCTGACCAGCCGTGGCTAGTTAGGCTAACGCCGATACAATCGCCTGTCAAATATCGCGCCGGCCGCCAGTCAACCCGTTCCTTACCGCATCGCGCGGTCGATCTCGGGCGCGACCGCGCAAAAGCCGGGCCCGGCCCGTGTGTGCATGTCGATGCTCGACGACGAAATGCGGTCCAATGAGCCGACCATTTTCCGTGCATGGGTATCCTGGTCCATCCACCGTCAGAAAACACGCTGCAAGGTGCGAAAAGCGAAAAAACCCCCTCGGGCCCGGTTTCATGACCCCGGCGGTCACTTCCACGTCACGAGAGACCGCGACGCCTCGCTCTCCCGATCGCCATTTTTGACCGCCTCCCAAATCCCTCCAATCCGCACGGATTCGGGCGCAATCCATTCCCCGACCAGTACAATCGATTGACTCGACCTATCCCCCGCGACCACAATGGACCCACGCGCGGTAACTTCGGTCGACTTTTCCGTTTGGGTACGGTTACCGCGGAACGATTGCCCTCCCCGCGTCGTCTAAGCTGGTTGTGCCGGTTTAGGCGATCGTCCGATTTGCACCGGGAGTATGGACCTCCAATGACGCCACCGCCCCGCCTTCGCAGCGCTTCCCTCGCCGCGTTCTTCCTGGCTCTCGTCACCGGCTCCGTCGTTGCCCAGCAGCCAATGTCGCCGGAGCAGCAGGCCGAGGTGATCCTGACGGCCGCCCGAAAGGGGTACAACGAGGGCAACCTGCCGTTCGCCCGGGACCGCTTCCAGGAAATCGTCCAGAAGTTCGCCAACACCTCGCACGCGAACCCGGCCCGCTTCGGCCTCGCCGTTTGCCTCATCAACTCCCCCGAACAGGACTTCGCCAAGGCCGCCGAGATCCTCAACGGTCCGGCCAACGACGGCGGGTTCGTCGACCGCGCGCAGGCGGCCTACGAACTCGGCGTCTGCCACCGCGCCCTCGGGCTCAAGGAACTCGAAAGAGGCATCCAGGCCCCGAACGAAGCCCAGCAGCGAAAGAAGACCGCCGACGAGAAATTCACCCACGCAGCGCAGGCGTTCGCGAACGCCCGGGACGCGTTCGCCGGGAAGAAGGACGACGAGAAATCTGCCCGGGCTCGCTGTGACGTGGCGGAAATGGAAATTCGGGTCGGCCGCGTGAAGGAAGCGCGGAATACGTGCGAGCCGTTCGTGAAGGACGCCGCACTCGCCAAGAACAAGAGCCGCCCGCTCGGCCTCTACTACCACGGGCTCGCCTGCTTCCAGGACAAGGATTACACCGCCGCCGGCCGGTCGCTCAACCAGGTCGCCCCGTTCACCGACCCCGCGTTCGGGACGCACGCCCGCTACCTCGTCGCCCGCGTGCTGCAGATGAGCGGCGAGACGGCGGAGGCGGCCGTGAACTACGAGGCCGTCCTGGCGGACTACGAGAAAGCCAAGAAGGACGCGGCCCAGGCGCTGGGCCAACCGGACAAGTTCAAGAACAACCCGTTCGAGAAGGCCCGGCTCGAAGCGCTGGCGAAGGGACCGGTGCCCGAATACGTCTCCGGGGCCGTGTTCCACGCGGCCGAGCTGGGCTACGAGGCGGGCCGGTTCGCCGACGCGCTGCCCAAGTTCCAGGGCTTCGCGAAGGACTTCCCGACCTCCCCGCTGCAACCGGACGCCCAGCTCCGGGCCGGCTTCTGCCTGGTTCAAGTCAAGCAGTTCGACGAGGCCGCCAAGCTCCTCCAACCGCTCGTGGACAAGACCCCGCGGCTCGCGGACCAGGCGCAGTTCTGGCTCGGCAAGGCCCAGGTCGGCCTCGCCCAGACGGCCGACCCCACTAACCCCGCGGACCGCGACAACAAGCTGAAAGCCGCCCTCGACTCGCTCCGCAAGGCGGCCGAGAAGGCCAACCAGATGGCCGCCAGCGACCCGGACGCCAAGAGCCGGCGTCACGAGATCCTGTTCGATCTCGCCGACGCGGTGCAACTAGCCAAGCAATACAAGGAAGCGGCCCAGATTTACGAACAGCTCTGGAACGAGCAGACGGCTCTTCCCGCCCGGCGGGAAGAAGTTCTCCAGCGGCTGACCGCCTCCCTCGGGGCGGCCGGCGAGTTCGACCGCTCGAACCAACGGTGCGACGAGTACCGCAAGGCGTACCCCCAGGGCGTCCTCACGCCGGCGGTCGCGTTCCGGTCGGCCGAGAACTCGTTCGCCAGGGCGGTCGAGCTGGCGAAGGCGAACGACAAGAACCGGGCGGCCGAACTCAAGCAGAAATACGACGAGGCGGCTGGCAAGTTCAAGGAGATCGTCGACAAGTACCCCGAGTTTGAGCGGGTCAGCTTCGCCCGCTTCGGCATCGGCGTCTGTCTCGCCCAGACGGGGAACCTCGAAGAAGCCGTGAAGGCGTTCGACGCGATCCCCGGCCCGGACCGCTCCGGCGACATCGCGACCGCGGCCTACCTGCTGGCGGACTGCCTGATCCGGCAAGCGCCGGCGAAGGCCGACGACGCGCTCGCCGAGAACCAGATGCGTGAAAAGCTGTCGGCCGCGGCCGACCTGCTACAAGGGTTCGTGGCCGCCAACCCGAAGGCGCCCGAGGCGCCGGCCGCGCTCCTGAAGCTCGGCTACTGCACCAAGCGGCTCGGGGCCACGCTCGCCGACCAGAACGAGCGGAACCAGACGCTCAACAAGGCCCGCGAGGTGTACGAAAAGTTGGCCAAGGAATACCCCAAAGACCCGCTCGCCGCGCAAGGGACGCTCGAACTCGCCAAGGTCCGCGCGCTGGCCGGCGACATCGGCGGCGCCCAGAACGACCTCCGCCAGTTCTCCCAGAACGAAGCCCTCCGGCAGTCCCCGGTCGCGCCCCTCGCGGCCCTGCATCTCGCCACGCTCTTCCGGCAGCAGAATAACCCGGCCGAGGCGGTCAAGGTTCTCGCCGAAGCCCGGCAGCGGTACGAAGGCGACCTCGCAAAAGACCCGGAACGGGCCGAGTGGGTGGGCCTCCTGCGGTATCACCACGCGGTCGCGGTGTTCGAGACCGGCAAGCTCGCCGAGGCTCGCCCCTTGTTCGAAGAAGTGGCCAAACAGTCGCCCGGCAAGCCGATCGCGGCCGAAGCGTTCTTGCGGGCCGCCCAGTGCCGGATCGCCGAAGGGAAGAAGTTACTCGAAGAGGGCAATCAGGCGAAGGCCCAGGCCGGCAACGACAACAACAAGAAGAACGCCGCCGAGCAGAAGCTCCAGCAGGGACGGCAGGCGATCAACGAGGCGGCCGACCATCTGCTCAAGCGGGCCGAAGACCTCCGGGGTACTCTCCCGACGCTCGAAGCCCGCAGCCGCATGTACTACGACGCGGCGTGGGCCTGGCGGGCGGCCGCCGAGAGCGAGCTAGTCAACGTCCGCGAGCAGGTCCAGAAACAGATGCAGTACCGGTTGTTCGAGGACGCGGTCCGACAGCTCCCGCCCGGCGCCCCGCAGCCGAAGCCGGAGCAGTTCCCGCTGCCCGAAGTCCCCCGGGCCAAGATCCCGCTCATTGGGTTCGAGAACCAGTCGTATTACGCGTACAAGCGGATGATCGAGGAGTTCCCGGACTCGGCCGCCACGATCGACGCCCGGTTCGAACTGGCCGAATTGAAAGCCGAGCGCGGGGAAAACGCCGAGGCCGCGAAGCTGCTCAAGGAAGCGCTCGACAAGGAGCCGACCGACCGACCTGCAACCCCGGACACGATCGAGCGCGTCCGCCTGCGGCTCGGGGCGAGCCTGTTCGCCATCAAGGACTACCCCGCGTCGGCCGCCCAATTCGAGGCGGTCGCGGCCAACCCGAAGACACCGTACATCGCCCAGGCGCTATACCGGGCGGGTGAGAGCCTGTACGCGGCCGGCGAGTTCGCGAAGGCGGCCGAGAAACTGGTCGTGTTCCGCGACAAGGGCGAGTTCCACAACCGGGACGGCCTGAGCGACCGCGCCCTGCTCCGCCTGGGCGATTCGCTCGCCGGGGCGAAGCAGTGGGACGCGGCCCGGCAGTCGTTCGAGACCCTGATCCAACGGTTCGGGGCGGGCAACGCGTTCGCGGCCGAGGCGCGGTACGGGATCGCCGGTACCCTGCAAAACCAGTCGAAGTACGACGAGGCGGTCGCGTCGTACCAGCAGGTGATCGCGGCCACGCAGGCCGAGATCGCGGCCAAGGCCCAGCTCCAGGTCGGCCAGTGCCGCCTGGCCCAGAAGAAGTACGCGGACGCCGCCGCGGCCTTCCTGACCGTCCCGTACACCTACGACTACCCCGAGCTGGCTGCCGCCGCCCTGCTCGAAGCCGCCCGCGCCTTCGCCGAGGACGGCAAGAAGGACCAAGCAGAAAAGGTGCTGGCCAAGCTGATCAAGGACCACCCGGCTAGCAGCGAATGGGTCAAGGCGGCGAAGGAACGGCTGGAGAAGCTGAAGAGTGAGACGAGCGGGGCGCCCAAGTCGCCTGACGCTCAGCCGAAGAAGTAACGGCGAGCGGGGTCTGTCGCCGGCGAGCGTCCCCGGCGTCGGGCTGTGGTCAGCGCCCGGTGTCCCCGGGCTTCCGCCCGGGTCTACGTTAGGCCGCCCCGGAGGGGCGGAAAGACATCGTTTCGGGCGAAGATCAGGTACGGTGGGCGCTGGTGTTCCGCCCCTCCGGGGCGGCCTAACGTAGACCCGGGCGGGAGCCCGGGAACACCGGGCGCTGGTCCCAACCCATCTCGGCGAATGAGATCCGACGTTCCGTTACGGAGGGTGAGCGATGCGACTGCGATTTCTCCTCGGCGTCCTTTGCCTGGCGGTCGTCGCCGTCCCCGCGCCCGCGTACGTCGAGGCGCCGATGTCGCTCGGGTCGGTCA is drawn from Fimbriiglobus ruber and contains these coding sequences:
- a CDS encoding tetratricopeptide repeat protein, which produces MTPPPRLRSASLAAFFLALVTGSVVAQQPMSPEQQAEVILTAARKGYNEGNLPFARDRFQEIVQKFANTSHANPARFGLAVCLINSPEQDFAKAAEILNGPANDGGFVDRAQAAYELGVCHRALGLKELERGIQAPNEAQQRKKTADEKFTHAAQAFANARDAFAGKKDDEKSARARCDVAEMEIRVGRVKEARNTCEPFVKDAALAKNKSRPLGLYYHGLACFQDKDYTAAGRSLNQVAPFTDPAFGTHARYLVARVLQMSGETAEAAVNYEAVLADYEKAKKDAAQALGQPDKFKNNPFEKARLEALAKGPVPEYVSGAVFHAAELGYEAGRFADALPKFQGFAKDFPTSPLQPDAQLRAGFCLVQVKQFDEAAKLLQPLVDKTPRLADQAQFWLGKAQVGLAQTADPTNPADRDNKLKAALDSLRKAAEKANQMAASDPDAKSRRHEILFDLADAVQLAKQYKEAAQIYEQLWNEQTALPARREEVLQRLTASLGAAGEFDRSNQRCDEYRKAYPQGVLTPAVAFRSAENSFARAVELAKANDKNRAAELKQKYDEAAGKFKEIVDKYPEFERVSFARFGIGVCLAQTGNLEEAVKAFDAIPGPDRSGDIATAAYLLADCLIRQAPAKADDALAENQMREKLSAAADLLQGFVAANPKAPEAPAALLKLGYCTKRLGATLADQNERNQTLNKAREVYEKLAKEYPKDPLAAQGTLELAKVRALAGDIGGAQNDLRQFSQNEALRQSPVAPLAALHLATLFRQQNNPAEAVKVLAEARQRYEGDLAKDPERAEWVGLLRYHHAVAVFETGKLAEARPLFEEVAKQSPGKPIAAEAFLRAAQCRIAEGKKLLEEGNQAKAQAGNDNNKKNAAEQKLQQGRQAINEAADHLLKRAEDLRGTLPTLEARSRMYYDAAWAWRAAAESELVNVREQVQKQMQYRLFEDAVRQLPPGAPQPKPEQFPLPEVPRAKIPLIGFENQSYYAYKRMIEEFPDSAATIDARFELAELKAERGENAEAAKLLKEALDKEPTDRPATPDTIERVRLRLGASLFAIKDYPASAAQFEAVAANPKTPYIAQALYRAGESLYAAGEFAKAAEKLVVFRDKGEFHNRDGLSDRALLRLGDSLAGAKQWDAARQSFETLIQRFGAGNAFAAEARYGIAGTLQNQSKYDEAVASYQQVIAATQAEIAAKAQLQVGQCRLAQKKYADAAAAFLTVPYTYDYPELAAAALLEAARAFAEDGKKDQAEKVLAKLIKDHPASSEWVKAAKERLEKLKSETSGAPKSPDAQPKK